CGGTGATGTGGATGTTGTTGGCCACGTGCGTGACATGCGGAGAGGACCACGCCGCCTTCTCAGCCTGCCTGCGTTCGGCCCAAGAACGGACGTGGCCGCTCAAGGTAGCCGTGGTGCCCGTCACGGTGACATGGACCTGGTTTCCGTCGAAGGTCGCGTTACGGATCAGGGCTTTTCGAATCTTCCCCTCAGCGTCCGCAACCGACGGGCGGGCACTGAGGGTGATCTCGTTAACGACGAGCACGACTCCCTTGACGCGTTCAACGGCGCGACGAGCAGCCTCGCGCTGATAGTTCCACCGGACCTCGCCCCTAAGGACGACAGTGTGCTTCTGGACGGTCGCGCGCACAGAGTCCGGGAGCTTAGCGACCCAGCCGATCGCGTCCTCAACGTTCTTGGCGATATCGGTCTCGGTCACCGTCCACGCGTACGACGAGGGGTGAATCACCACATCGTCGACAACGGTCGTCACCCCTGAGATCCGGAAAGCCGCCCCATTTGCCGCTAAATGCTCGGTGTAGTCATCAACCTCACCGGACAGGGTCACGACACCGTCCTTGACGGCCACGCCGATTCCCGCGTCGTCGAGGTCGGGGATCCACGCCAGTTCTTCCTGAACGGCCTCCTGGATCTGGTGATCGCTCTTCAGGAAGGTGCTGGTAGCCATGATGGTGTCCTTTCGTGGGCGCGGTTGTGCGCACTTCCACCCTTGTCGGACAAGTGGCAGCGGCACAGTGCCGGAAGTCCCAGCCCACCCCGCTACTGCCCAGGTCATCTGGGGCGCGCCCTTCCCACCGAGCTTCCATGGGCGCCTCAGGCCAGAATCTGGACCGCCGGTGCACGGGTCGATCACAATGGGACATGGTGATCCTGACGAATAAGTCGTGACCGCTGTGGTCTAAGCGCCCGCCAATCTTGATCAGGAACGCGTGTCACGCAGGGGCAAGCATCACCGGTGCGACAGTCCCCGGCGGCCGGCCGGGCTTAGGGCGGTCAATATTCTGCTCGCCTCGGTGGCCCTGTCGGTGTGTGTTGCGCCCGCGAGGATGTCCAGTTCGGTGTACGCCTCTTCGCGGGCGCGGCCACCGGCCAACAGGACCCCGAGGGCTTAGCTGGTTACCGACTCGGCGTGGATGAGACCGGTGATGTCCGGTTCGCCCGCCAAGCCTTGGTGCTGGTCCAGGTCGGCGGAATCAAACTCGCGGCCGGTCAGGAATGCGAGGTCGGCGGACAGGTCGATGAACGCGCCCGGTGTCCCCGCGTAGAGCACTACCTCGATGCCCGGCTGATCATCTGTCGTGTCAGTTGGTCCCGACAGCAACAGGGACGTCTCGACGTCGCCGGGAGCATCCAACAGGGTCAGGCGCAGGACCACGTGGTCGGCCAGTGCGCGGGAGTGCTCGGTGATGGTGATGGTCAGTCCGAGAAAGGAGGCCACCGCGAGCCAGGCGGTGGCCTGCGAACGCAAACAACGGTCCGCGCGGTATCGGTTGTCATGCCCGTTGCTGGGTTGAAAATGGCGGCAGAAAGTAACCCCAGGTCAGTAGCCAGCGCGGCAGTGATCTCCATACGACATCTGCTCCGATAGCGCTCCCGAGCGCGGAAGTCACCTGCCTGGCGCCGCCCACGACGAGTCGTCGCGGCGCGGTGGGTATGGGTGCGGCGCAAATCAGGGTCTCCGCCGTCGTTCCACTACCCGGTTTGGCCGTAAGGCACGCACCGCGTCACGTCACGTCCCGTGGGGCCGTCGCTGGGGGTGGACCAAGAAGAGTGTTCAGGTGTCGGTGGCGCGGGCGCGGCGTACCGCTTCATCAATTAGGTGCTGCGCGATGTCGACCAGCTTCAGCTGGTGGTGGTGGCTCATTGTGTGCAATTCTTCGCGTGCTTGGGCGGAACTGAGGCCGGTACGGCTGCGGATCAGGCCGATCGCCTGATTAATGGCCGGTGGGTTGGCCAACGCCGTCTGTAGCTGAGTCGTCAACGCGACCACCACTTGGGACAAGGTATGCGCGTTGTGCACCGCGACCGCCGCCGGCGCGGCGAACAACTCCCCCAGCTCCTGGGCGTGGTCATCGAAGACGTCCTGAGCGTGGGCGTACACGTTGATCGCACCGACGACCGACCCGGGCAACAGCAACGGCAGCGACAGTGCGCTGTGGACACCCAACTGCGCCGCCCGTGGGCCGAAATGCGGCCACTCCTTCTCCCAACCCAGCGACCCCGACCGCACCGTGCGTCGTTCCACCACGGCAGTGATACGTGGGCCCTCATTCACTGTCACGTACTGGATCTGGTCAATTGCCGCGACGAACGGGTCACTGGCCGCTAACGCCGCGACCCTGTTCTGCGGGCAATCAACGCGCAGCAGGGCCACCCCTGCCCCGTCCGCACCGGGAATCGCGTGGGCCGCGTACGTGGCGACCAGGGCGAGTAACTCATCCAGGCCACGTGAACCGGTCACCAACGCAGCCAAATCGGCAAGGCTCGTATACAGGTCCTCGGCGTCGGCCTGCACCTGTTGGGGGGTGACTCCCGGCGGGTCTGCGTCGGGATGGGGGTCGTGCGGCTGCTCACTCATCGCCGTTCCCTTCGCCATTGAAACCCGCCAGCACAGGCGGACATATCAGGCCCATCCCGGCCGCGATGGACATCAACTGGCGTCACTGCACGATAGCGCCACCAGGTATCACCGGCTCCCTCTGTTCGCCGCAGAAAACTCACTGGGGAACACCCCTTCTACTGATAGATATCACCACGGTGAACGCGATCTGAACCGAACTAGTACCGGTGTAGCGTTGATGACGCTGATCAGATCAGCCAGTTCAGGAAGGGTGTAGCCGTCCGCCGCCGCACCGCAGGGGCATTCGCCCCACGGCCCTGACAACGGCACCACCACCGTTACGCAGGTTCCCATCGCGTGGCCACAGCCACCCTCGAACCCACCCCCGGACCGCGCCACTATCCGCACCGGCTGCGCGATGGCCCATCCGCTGTGACGTACCGATCCAGGAGCACCAGATGACGCACCTTTCCCCGCGACCTGCTCCCCACCCGTTCAACCGCTCCGCCGAGCTCAACCGCTCCGCCGCGCTCACACGCATCGACCCCACCCGCATGCACGAACACCTTCAACCTGACCCCCGCGCGGTTACGAGGCCGAGGTGAGCACCCCCAGCGCACCTGAGATCGGGGTACTGGCCGGGTTGAGCATTCGAGAGCTGCTACGGGATTTGACGATGCTGCAGGACAGGGTGACCGCCGATGGCGCTACCTACGGGTACCGGCCCTCGCCGGGCGGGGTCAGGCGGCGCGCCGTGATCAGGGCACGAGAACGAGCCATTACCGACGAACTACGCCACCGGCGTCAGCATTGATACCGGACCTGCCCTCAGCAGAGGACACCCCATGACACCCACAGACGACATCGCCACCCTCTACACGCTCGGCGACCGTGGTCAGACAGTGGACGGGACCGTTGATGACGTGCGTGGCCGCACCGTGAAAGAGGCCGACGGCACCGATATCGGCATGGTGACCGACCTCATCGTTGATGACCATGAACAGCAAGTCCGCTTCCTGGTCGTCGAACACGACGGATTCCTGGGCAACAACGAGACCAGGACCCTGGTCCCCGTCGAAGCCATCACTACAACCACCGCGGCCGAGGTGTTCATCGACCAATCGCGCGAGCACGTCGCGTCGGCGCCTATCTATCACCCAAGTCTGGTCCATGACCGGGCCCACCACGCGAGCATTAACCACCACTACGGGCACGCGCCCCACTGGGGTCATGGCTACCTGCCTCCCAGGGACGGGATGTACTGCCTATGACACGGATGACTCCCACCAGATGGGCAGGCACTGCGCCACAGCCCGTTTGCCGCGGTGGTGGATCGACAGGAGGTACTGCCAGATGAGCACCAAAGGACCACGCATCGGGTGGACCACCGACCCGACAGGCGGCGCAGTAGGCATGGCGCACGCGACCTACCCTCGGCAGACCATCTCGCTCTCCGGAGCCGAAACGCCCTTCCTCTGCGACCCCTGGCCGCGGGCCGGGCAAGAATGGCCCACGCCCTACAGCCGGTGCCCATCGGCTACCGGGCCGGTCGCGCAGGTCGAAGCGTGGACCGTAGTGCCAGGGACGCGCTCAGGTCGTTCCTCGGACCCGTTCTTTGATCTGAGTGATACCGCCGTCTTCGCGTTCGCGTAGGCGTTCATGCCGGCCCCGCGGATGTGCGAGCCTGTGAGCATGGTCGACATCAAGGTTCGCCTCCTCCACGACGACGAATGGCAGCTCTACCGTGCAGCCCGGTTAGCTGCGTTGGCAGACGCACCGGAGGCCTTCGTCGCCCGCTATGCGGACGAAGCCAACGACAACGACGACGTCTGGGGCCTGCGGATGACCCGCGCGGGTCGCTTCATCGCCGAGCGCGGTGATGACACGGTGGGTCTGGTCTGTCTGGGCTTGCACAACGAGAACCCCGAGACCGGCGAGGTGTTCGCGCTGTGGACCGCACCGACGGTGCGTGGTGAACATATTGCGCATGATCTGGTGGCAGCCGCTGCCCTGAAAGCGGCCGAGGACGGGTGCAGGCTGCTGTACTTCTGGGCACCTTCGGACAACGCCTCCGCGGTCGGCTTCGCGAGCTCCTTTGGCTTTCGTCCGACAGAGGAGCGTCGGGCGGTGCGGGTCGCACAAGGGGCGACCGAAAAAGATGCAGACGAGGTCGCCATGGTGCTGCCCCTCTGCCCGGACCCGACCCAACCGCCGAATCCTTACATGGCTTTTCACAGCTGAGCAGACCGGCGCCGCGGGCTGGAATAACGAGCCGGCGGCTACTCGCCAGGCTGGCCCGCAGCCGAATCGCGGACCGGTCAACGATTCGGCAGAAGGGGCGGGCTGGTGCAGCGCATCACGGTGCACCAGCGGATGCCCTCGGATGGTGGGAGCGTTTCCACACAAGTTGGATGACGACGCCGTTGGGGTCACGAACCTTGAGGCGCGTACGCCCCAATTCCTCCCACCATCGGCATAGGGATTTGTACACCCTTCAGTTTTGGAGCGCACTGAAGGGTGTCTGCCCTGGCTCCAGGATGCATCTACCGGATCAGAACTTTAAGCGCATCATTGTCGGCGGCGTGGCTGAAGACGTCGTAGGCCTCGATCACCTGGTCGAACGAGAAGGTGTGGGTAACGAACTTGTCAGCTGGCAGTTTGTGTCCGGACACGAGTTTGAGCAGCATCCCGAGGGTATTGGTGTTGACGAGACCCATAGATATGTTGATGTTCTTGATCCAGAGTTCGTTCAGTCGTAGTTCGACAGGTTTGCCGTGCACACCAATGTTGGCTACATGGCCTCCGGGTCGCACGAGCTCGGTCGCCATCGTGAACGTCAGCGGAACCCCGACCGCCTCGATGGCCACATCGACCCCTGCGCCGTCCGTGAGGGCAAGTACCTGGTCTTTCCAGTCGTCGTCACCTGAATTGACGGTGTCGGATGCGCCGAATTCTTTTGCTCGCTTTAGGCGTGCCTCGTCGAGGTCGATCGCGATGACCTTGGTCGGGCCATACAGCCGCGCGGTCATGACGGCGGAGAGTCCAACGGGTCCCGATCCGATGACGGCGACGATGTCACCGGGCTGTACGTGGCCGTACTGCACACCTATCTCGAAACCGGTGGGCAGAATGTCGGAGAGCAGAATACCTTCGGAATCGGTCATTCCCTCAGGAACTTTGTAGACGGAATTCTCGGCGAACGGGACCCGCGCGTATTCGGCCTGGGTGCCATCGATCATGTAACCGAAGATCCATCCGATCCCGGGCGTACCTTCAGGGTCGAGGCAATGGCTGAAAAGTCCCTTGCGGCAGTTGGGGCATCTTCCGCATGAGGTGACGCACGAGAGGATGACGCGGTCCCCCACCGCGAGTTGGGTAACCCCGGTGCCGATCTCAGTGATAACGCCGATGCCCTCGTGACCGAGGATGCGACCGACCTTCACTTCTGCAACGTCGCCTTTCAGGATGTGCAGATCAGTGCCACAGATCGTTGTCGCCACTATTTTCACGATCACGTCAGTGGGGTGTTGGATCACCGGATCTGGCACCTCTTCCCAGCTTTTTTGTCCTGGACCGTGATAAACGAGTGCTTTCATGGTCGACCTTCCTCAGGTCAAACCACGACGGCCGACCGGTTACTGCCAGTCCACGACGGCCGTCGCGTTACCAGCAGTGCCAAAGGTCCCCAGGGTCGGTTGTGCCCGCGCCTGCTCGATGGGACTGCTACCGCCAGCGCCTCCGTTCTCCGAGCCGGAGTTGGGATTGGACAGAGCTGCCGATCTGGGCGTTCCTGACCCTTTTCAGCGTTCCGACCTCCTGGCGCATTTCCGTCCGGATGCCCCGCCCTGGCTCATGCCCGGCGAGGGTCCCGCACCTTGATCCAGGCCTGAACCGATGGAGGCGACGACCGAATTCAACTACCGCAGAACGGCGCCGTGGCCCTCCCAGTGCGCTAAGGACGCATTGAGGCTCGATTGACCAGTGCCCCTACTGTCGCGAAGACCGTGAGACGCGAGGGGCGATCCGCGGGCTGAGGGCGGCGCTTATCTGGGCTGTATTGGGCGATCGTCGCCGTGTATCCAGATGCTCATCACTGCGATGCAAGGACGTTCGGCCCTCATGTGAGGTTTCGACCGCTCGTAGCGTGCAGTAAGGACAGAGAGCTGTTCCGGTGAGTCAGGAGTGAACTGTGATGAAGCGGTTGCTGGTGCTGGGTGCGGGTACTGCCGGGACGATGGTCGTGAACAAGCTTCACCGGCGACTGCCTCAGGGGCAGTGGGAAATCACCGTGGTGGACCGCGACGACGTACATCCCTACCAGCCCGGTTACCTTCTTCTGCCCTTCGGGACCTACACCCCGGAGCAACTGACCCGCTCGCGCCGCGATCAGTTGCCCAAGGGCGCGGACTTCGTGATCGGTGACGTCGA
This portion of the Dermatophilaceae bacterium Sec6.4 genome encodes:
- a CDS encoding BON domain-containing protein — protein: MATSTFLKSDHQIQEAVQEELAWIPDLDDAGIGVAVKDGVVTLSGEVDDYTEHLAANGAAFRISGVTTVVDDVVIHPSSYAWTVTETDIAKNVEDAIGWVAKLPDSVRATVQKHTVVLRGEVRWNYQREAARRAVERVKGVVLVVNEITLSARPSVADAEGKIRKALIRNATFDGNQVHVTVTGTTATLSGHVRSWAERRQAEKAAWSSPHVTHVANNIHITA
- a CDS encoding GNAT family N-acetyltransferase, which translates into the protein MVDIKVRLLHDDEWQLYRAARLAALADAPEAFVARYADEANDNDDVWGLRMTRAGRFIAERGDDTVGLVCLGLHNENPETGEVFALWTAPTVRGEHIAHDLVAAAALKAAEDGCRLLYFWAPSDNASAVGFASSFGFRPTEERRAVRVAQGATEKDADEVAMVLPLCPDPTQPPNPYMAFHS
- a CDS encoding GAF and ANTAR domain-containing protein produces the protein MSEQPHDPHPDADPPGVTPQQVQADAEDLYTSLADLAALVTGSRGLDELLALVATYAAHAIPGADGAGVALLRVDCPQNRVAALAASDPFVAAIDQIQYVTVNEGPRITAVVERRTVRSGSLGWEKEWPHFGPRAAQLGVHSALSLPLLLPGSVVGAINVYAHAQDVFDDHAQELGELFAAPAAVAVHNAHTLSQVVVALTTQLQTALANPPAINQAIGLIRSRTGLSSAQAREELHTMSHHHQLKLVDIAQHLIDEAVRRARATDT
- a CDS encoding zinc-dependent alcohol dehydrogenase family protein, encoding MKALVYHGPGQKSWEEVPDPVIQHPTDVIVKIVATTICGTDLHILKGDVAEVKVGRILGHEGIGVITEIGTGVTQLAVGDRVILSCVTSCGRCPNCRKGLFSHCLDPEGTPGIGWIFGYMIDGTQAEYARVPFAENSVYKVPEGMTDSEGILLSDILPTGFEIGVQYGHVQPGDIVAVIGSGPVGLSAVMTARLYGPTKVIAIDLDEARLKRAKEFGASDTVNSGDDDWKDQVLALTDGAGVDVAIEAVGVPLTFTMATELVRPGGHVANIGVHGKPVELRLNELWIKNINISMGLVNTNTLGMLLKLVSGHKLPADKFVTHTFSFDQVIEAYDVFSHAADNDALKVLIR
- a CDS encoding PRC-barrel domain-containing protein, giving the protein MTPTDDIATLYTLGDRGQTVDGTVDDVRGRTVKEADGTDIGMVTDLIVDDHEQQVRFLVVEHDGFLGNNETRTLVPVEAITTTTAAEVFIDQSREHVASAPIYHPSLVHDRAHHASINHHYGHAPHWGHGYLPPRDGMYCL